Proteins encoded within one genomic window of Rhododendron vialii isolate Sample 1 chromosome 1a, ASM3025357v1:
- the LOC131331009 gene encoding uncharacterized protein LOC131331009, with amino-acid sequence MAEQKSMREHMHLERTTPLRPIVLPTETVEARNAFTIKLGIHNALLLFYGSENEDPADKWLRMHKAQSFTTWAIVRDLFYERYFSEGGRVIFKVLGVFQGLLVVLIAPWFARHQLVSFFYLDLNVAIAQQIEYLRKEENFLDKFSDDAWDSLEELAEKHRSWEPSDLANTAMAAQGPSSSGVFSLSMREYNVQSQLDKMFKQLENLKLMQVQQVNEVRVEEMCALCECPGHSVTDCPSGPTTHFWVGEIKKSQCNPKHHLNSKFSSSGPLKSQISITEQTKQAIDDIKTQLTAAVGQVEHERENLEEVRAIITLRSGKEIDKINPLKQKLVLPPELVAAPVVSPDLESVPEEDDEPESPEVEVSAPAAPTTPSPLVVPYLHRLVTKPKANVNFQILELFKKVQFSISLMEAIDVIHQFAKVLKYLCTSKRRTKSQDKVLIMEQVSSIFQADILTKCKDPGCPTIPIAIASQKFNKALLDLGASVNLLPNSVTLQLADPSVRVSKGVVEGVLIQVGEFLFPVDFIVLDTCPILKVFEKTPIILGRPFLGTSNAIMNCKTGQL; translated from the exons ATGGCAGAGCAGAAGTCGATGCGTGAGCACATGCATCttgagaggaccactcctctcagACCAATTGTTCTGCCAACGGAGACGGTGGAGGCACGCAATGCCTTCACCATCAAACTTGGTATCCATAATGCCCTTCTTCTTTTCTATGGGAgtgagaatgaggatcc TGCGGATAAGTGGTTGCGGATGCACAAGGCGCAGTCTTTCACGACATGGGCTATTGTTCGAGATCTCTTTTATGAGAGATATTTCTCAGAGGGAGGGCGAGTCATTTTTAAGGTGTTGGGAGTGTTTCAAGGACTTCTTGTTGTTCTTATCGCACCATGG TTTGCAAGGCACCAACTGGTGTCGTTTTTCTATTTGGACCTAAATGTTGCGATAGCCCAACAGATTGAGTACCTTCGTAAGGAAGAGAATTTTCTAGACAAGTTCTCAGATGATGCGTGGGATTCTCTAGAAGAGTTGGCCGAGAAACACCggagttgggaaccttccgacctcgCTAATACGGCTATGGCTGCTCAGGGACCCAGTAGTTCAGGCGTTTTTTCATTGAGCATGCGAGAGTATAATGTCCAATCTCAACTGGACAAGATGTTTAAGCAATTAGAGAATTTGAAACTCATGCAAGTCCAACAAGTGAACGAGGTGAGAGTCGAGGAAATGTGCGCATTGTGTGAGTGTCCAGGGCATTCAGTCACTGATTGCCCC AGTGGGCCCACAACCCACTTTTGGGTTGGAGAGATCAAAAAGTCCCAGTGCAACCCGAAGCACCACCTTAACAGCAAATTCAGCAGTTCTGGCCCTCTCAAG TCTCAAATAAGCATCACTGAGCAGACCAAACAGGCAATTGATGACATTAAGACCCAGTTGACTGCAGCAGTTGGACAAGTCGAGCATGAAAGGGAAAA TCTGGAGGAGGTTAGGGCGATCATCACTCTTAGAAGTGGGAAGGAGATCGACAAAATAAATCCTCTAAAGCAAAAATTGGTTCTACCCCCGGAGCTAGTGGCTGCACCAGTAGTTTCTCCAGACTTGGAAAGTGTTCCTGAGGAAGATGATGAGCCAGAGTCTCCTGAAGTGGAGGTGTCTGCGCCTGCAGCCCCCACGACTCCATCGCCACTCGTTGTTCCATATCTCCATCGCTTGGTGACGAAACCCAAGGCCAATGTGAacttccagattctggaattattcaagaaagttcagttttcTATCTccttgatggaagccattgacgtcATTCATCAGTTCGCTAAGGTTTTGAAATATCTGTGCACTTCAAAGCGAAGAactaagagtcaggacaaagtgctcaTAATGGAGCAGGTGAGCTCCATTTTCCAGGCCGATATCCTAACTAAgtgtaaggaccctggttgtcccaccattCCTATAGCTATCGCAAGCCAGAAGTTCAATAAGGCTTTGttggatttaggagcaagtgtcaacttgctcccAAATTCGGTCACGCTACAGTTGGCTGATCCGAGTGTGAGAGTTTcgaagggggtggtggagggtGTTCTGATTCAGGTGGGCGAGTTCCTTTTTCCTGTCGACTTTATTGTCTTAGATACGTGCCCGATACTAAAGGTCTTCGAGAAGACCcctatcatccttggccgtccCTTCTTAGGCACCTCCAATGCCATCATGAACTGCAAAACTGGACAACTCTag
- the LOC131307487 gene encoding auxin-responsive protein SAUR32-like, translating into MGSGEKSLLSFNLLHRAHHHHNQGGGKTPKGFIAIKAGHMGEEQQRFVVPVMYLNHPLFMHLLKEAEEEYGFDQKGTITIPCRVEEFRYVQGLIDKEHHQHHHVGCFRV; encoded by the coding sequence atgGGTAGCGGAGAGAAGAGTCTGTTGAGTTTTAATCTGCTGCATCGGGCTCACCACCACCATAATCAAGGAGGAGGGAAGACACCGAAAGGGTTTATTGCGATAAAGGCGGGCCATATGGGAGAAGAACAGCAGAGATTCGTGGTGCCTGTGATGTACTTGAATCACCCGTTGTTCATGCATTTGTTGaaagaggcagaggaagaatACGGATTCGATCAGAAGGGTACGATCACCATCCCTTGCCGCGTGGAGGAGTTCCGCTACGTTCAAGGTTTAATTGATAAGGagcaccaccaacaccaccatgTTGGTTGTTTTAGGGTTTGA
- the LOC131331023 gene encoding uncharacterized protein LOC131331023 gives MQIRELPTEYILQRWTKTAKAGRVMDDLGSDVREICNSSLLVRRQGLFQLACTVIDEAILNEEESEVVREALESSQKKIALMRSARKDGSPSSIQLASTSRIQVPSFLRSQHSLKEPLQVRAKGCGKRLKGGKEKAIKKMRKCNGCGLTGQSYDKRNCPKLINMSSQDVRLSGAEDDDDDDDDDVDDEYERLNDIVGNVSYVAPEILHSVWLYCLSSVACFSCGLQ, from the exons ATGCAAATTAGGGAACTCCCTACTGAATATATCTTGCAGAGGTGGACGAAGACAGCAAAAGCGGGTAGGGTGATGGATGACTTAGGTAGTGATGTGAGAGAAATATGTAACAGTTCACTTCTTGTGAGGCGACAAGGGCTCTTCCAACTTGCTTGTACAGTTATCGATGAGGCTATCTTaaatgaagaagaaagtgaAGTTGTGCGAGAAGCTTTGGAATCTAGTCAAAAGAAGATTGCATTGATGAGGAGTGCTCGCAAAGATGGTTCACCGAGTTCTATCCAATTGGCTTCAACAAGTCGTATCCAAGTGCCTTCTTTTCTCAGAAGCCAACATAGTTTGAAAGAACCACTACAAGTAAGGGCAAAGGGTTGTGGTAAGCGTTTGAAAGGAGGAAAAGAGAAGGCCATCAAGAAGATGAGGAAATGTAATGGTTGTGGGTTAACGGGGCAGTCATATGACAAAAGAAATTGTCCAAAGCTTATAAACAT GTCTTCACAAGATGTTAGGTTGAGTGGTGCCGAGGATgatgatgacgacgacgacgacgacgttGACGAtgagt ATGAACGACTGAATGATATTGTGGGAAATGTATCTTATGTAGCTCCTGAAATTCTACATAGTGTATGGCTATATTGTCTGAGTAGTGTAGCTTGCTTTTCATGTGGTCTACAGTAA